A part of Geoanaerobacter pelophilus genomic DNA contains:
- the rsmB gene encoding 16S rRNA (cytosine(967)-C(5))-methyltransferase RsmB, with the protein MATVNPRHAAFLILNRIAKERSYADILLDQELSHGAIKGLDRGLLTELVYGVLRRQGTLDHVISLFSSVKIDRIERSVLILLRLGLYQLLFLDRVPVSAAVNETVKLAKILAPKAPGFVNAVLREADRKRDAITWPDKAKNQAEWMAARHSVPQWIAKAWLGQLGPEEAELLAEAMSEAPPLTIRANTLKNSREQLIETLAAEEVPARPCRFSPLGIQISSRTPLTVLNSYQQGLFTIQDEASQLAALILDPAPGDRVLDVCAAPGGKATGIAELMGNTGEVVACDSNPRRLAQVQQLAKRLGTGIVGAALMDAEKPLASSLANSFSKVLVDAPCSGLGVLRRNPEGKWWKSPDDIEALAQRQRLILANASSAVAPGGVLVYATCSTTIRENECIVDDFLSRHNNFVLEDIRVFRPQYAILCSNQGYFRPWPHQHGMDGFFAARLRRQEKL; encoded by the coding sequence TTGGCAACTGTCAACCCGCGTCACGCAGCATTCCTGATACTCAACAGAATAGCCAAAGAGCGCTCCTATGCAGACATCCTGCTGGATCAGGAACTCTCCCATGGCGCCATCAAGGGGCTTGACCGGGGGCTGCTGACCGAGCTCGTCTATGGTGTGTTGCGTCGCCAGGGAACGCTCGACCATGTCATCAGTCTGTTTTCCAGCGTAAAAATTGATCGGATTGAACGGTCTGTGCTGATTCTGCTGCGACTCGGCCTCTATCAGCTGCTGTTTCTGGACCGCGTTCCGGTTTCTGCGGCGGTCAATGAAACCGTCAAGCTCGCCAAGATCCTTGCACCAAAGGCCCCCGGTTTCGTCAATGCAGTCCTCAGAGAGGCAGACCGCAAACGTGACGCCATAACTTGGCCGGACAAGGCCAAAAACCAGGCGGAATGGATGGCTGCCCGTCATTCTGTCCCGCAATGGATCGCAAAAGCTTGGCTGGGACAGCTCGGGCCGGAGGAAGCGGAACTGCTTGCCGAAGCAATGAGTGAAGCACCGCCGCTTACCATCAGGGCAAACACGCTTAAAAACTCAAGAGAACAACTCATCGAAACTCTTGCGGCAGAAGAGGTGCCGGCCAGACCATGTAGATTCTCACCACTCGGCATCCAGATTTCTTCGCGCACACCGTTGACCGTGCTAAACAGCTATCAGCAAGGGCTGTTCACCATCCAGGATGAGGCATCGCAACTGGCTGCCCTGATTCTCGACCCAGCCCCCGGCGACCGGGTGCTGGATGTTTGTGCCGCTCCAGGAGGAAAAGCCACTGGCATCGCCGAACTAATGGGGAACACTGGTGAAGTTGTGGCCTGCGACAGCAATCCCCGCCGATTGGCTCAGGTGCAGCAATTGGCAAAGCGCCTTGGTACCGGAATAGTGGGGGCTGCGTTAATGGACGCAGAAAAACCGCTTGCCTCTTCTCTGGCAAACTCTTTCTCCAAGGTGCTGGTGGACGCCCCCTGCTCGGGACTCGGCGTTCTACGGCGGAATCCCGAAGGCAAGTGGTGGAAAAGCCCGGATGATATCGAAGCACTTGCTCAACGTCAGCGCCTTATCCTGGCCAATGCCTCGTCTGCCGTGGCACCGGGCGGAGTCCTGGTCTATGCGACCTGCTCCACGACGATCCGGGAAAACGAGTGTATAGTAGATGATTTTCTTTCACGGCATAATAATTTTGTGTTAGAAGATATTCGGGTTTTTCGTCCTCAATACGCTATCCTGTGCAGCAATCAGGGGTATTTTCGTCCATGGCCGCACCAGCACGGCATGGACGGATTTTTTGCAGCACGGTTAAGGAGACAGGAGAAATTATGA
- a CDS encoding cytochrome c3 family protein encodes MKKHIIVLAAAALAAGATAAYGLGSIVGTAHDLSGAGVNSSRYSLGADEICIYCHTPHNPVQAIPLWNRNNPSGAGFTLYKTSPTLTAATQASAFADSSVSLFCMSCHDGVTKLGNIKNSMGHTMTTNNVAISPDRGDQLGVNLSASHPVGFDYDTAQSTDATLHPRAAAAVSLGTVSGGSYPFFNSGLTGGTSGTMMECASCHKVHDDEFGKFLRRDNKNSALCLACHKK; translated from the coding sequence ATGAAAAAGCACATTATCGTACTCGCAGCAGCAGCACTAGCAGCAGGGGCAACCGCAGCATATGGTCTAGGTTCAATCGTCGGAACCGCCCACGATCTATCCGGTGCAGGCGTAAACAGCAGCAGGTATTCGCTTGGAGCAGACGAAATCTGCATCTACTGCCACACCCCGCACAACCCGGTACAGGCAATCCCCCTCTGGAACAGGAACAACCCTTCAGGCGCCGGCTTCACTCTTTACAAGACCAGCCCGACCCTGACCGCCGCCACGCAAGCATCTGCATTTGCTGATAGCAGCGTTTCCCTCTTCTGCATGAGCTGCCATGACGGCGTAACAAAACTCGGCAACATCAAGAACTCCATGGGTCATACCATGACTACAAACAACGTAGCTATTTCGCCTGACAGAGGCGACCAGCTCGGCGTTAACCTTTCCGCCTCTCATCCGGTAGGGTTCGACTATGACACCGCTCAAAGCACTGATGCCACCCTTCATCCGAGAGCTGCTGCAGCAGTGAGCCTCGGTACCGTTTCCGGTGGTAGCTACCCGTTCTTTAACTCTGGACTTACCGGTGGCACTTCTGGAACTATGATGGAGTGCGCCAGCTGCCACAAGGTTCATGACGACGAGTTCGGCAAGTTCCTCCGCAGAGACAACAAAAACAGCGCGCTTTGCCTAGCTTGCCACAAGAAGTAA
- a CDS encoding twin-arginine translocase TatA/TatE family subunit, whose protein sequence is MFGFGMPELIVILVIVVVIFGASRLPEIGGALGKSIRNFKKASEGKDEIEIKPRKDSDDNKNA, encoded by the coding sequence ATGTTCGGATTTGGCATGCCGGAACTGATAGTGATACTTGTAATAGTCGTAGTTATTTTTGGTGCCAGTCGGCTCCCTGAGATAGGTGGCGCGCTGGGAAAGAGTATCAGGAATTTCAAAAAGGCATCAGAAGGTAAAGACGAAATCGAGATCAAGCCGCGCAAGGACTCAGACGACAACAAGAACGCCTGA